One window of Corynebacterium accolens genomic DNA carries:
- the leuC gene encoding 3-isopropylmalate dehydratase large subunit, with protein sequence MNQKLTLAEKVWRDHVVQEGDAGAPDLIYIDFQLLHEVTSPQAFDGLRLQGRTMRHPELHLATEDHNVPTLGIKSGNLLEIKDEVSRTQVSTLRKNCEEFGVRLHAMGDEQQGIVHTVGPQLGITQPGMTIVCGDSHTSTHGAFGSIAMGIGTSEVEHVMATQTLSLKPFKTMAIEVTGELHEGVSAKDLILAIIAKIGTGGGQGYIIEYRGETIRKMSMEARMTICNMSIEAGARAGMVAPDETTFEYVKGREFAPKGADWDAAVEYWKTLPTDDGAEFDRVVEIDGSALTPFVTWGTNPGQGLPLGETVPDPEDFGDDNSKATVKKALEYMDLQPGTPLRDIKIDTVFVGSCTNARIEDLRAAAEVVKGRTIDSTTRMIVVPSSAVVKADAEKEGLDRIFQDFGAEWRTAGCSMCLGMNPDQLKPGERSASTSNRNFEGRQGPGGRTHLVSPQVAAATAVTGYLSSPADLK encoded by the coding sequence ATGAACCAGAAGCTGACCTTGGCTGAAAAAGTGTGGCGCGACCACGTTGTCCAAGAGGGCGATGCAGGTGCACCAGACCTTATCTATATTGACTTTCAACTTTTGCACGAAGTTACCAGCCCGCAGGCCTTTGATGGGCTGCGACTGCAAGGTCGCACTATGCGGCACCCAGAATTGCACCTGGCAACCGAGGACCACAACGTGCCGACGCTGGGGATTAAATCCGGCAACCTCTTAGAGATTAAGGATGAGGTATCGCGGACCCAAGTTTCCACCTTGCGCAAGAACTGCGAAGAATTTGGCGTGCGGTTGCACGCGATGGGCGATGAGCAGCAAGGCATCGTGCACACCGTGGGCCCACAGCTTGGCATTACCCAGCCTGGTATGACGATTGTGTGCGGCGATTCGCATACCTCTACCCACGGTGCATTCGGTTCCATCGCCATGGGCATTGGAACCTCAGAGGTAGAGCACGTCATGGCCACCCAGACGCTGTCCTTGAAGCCATTTAAGACGATGGCCATCGAAGTCACCGGGGAATTGCACGAAGGCGTTTCCGCCAAGGACCTCATCCTTGCCATTATCGCCAAGATCGGCACCGGCGGCGGCCAGGGCTACATCATCGAATACCGCGGTGAAACCATCCGCAAGATGTCCATGGAAGCCCGCATGACCATCTGCAATATGTCCATTGAGGCTGGCGCGCGTGCCGGTATGGTTGCCCCTGATGAGACGACGTTCGAGTACGTTAAAGGCCGCGAGTTCGCGCCTAAGGGCGCCGACTGGGATGCTGCGGTGGAGTACTGGAAGACGCTGCCTACTGACGATGGCGCCGAATTCGATCGCGTCGTAGAAATCGACGGCTCAGCGCTGACGCCGTTCGTGACCTGGGGAACGAACCCGGGCCAAGGCCTGCCGCTGGGCGAAACCGTACCGGATCCAGAAGACTTCGGCGATGACAATTCCAAGGCCACCGTGAAAAAGGCATTGGAGTACATGGACCTGCAACCAGGTACCCCACTGCGCGATATCAAGATCGATACCGTCTTCGTGGGATCGTGCACCAATGCGCGCATCGAGGACCTGCGCGCCGCCGCTGAGGTGGTCAAGGGCCGCACCATCGATTCCACTACGCGCATGATCGTGGTTCCTTCCTCCGCGGTGGTCAAGGCCGATGCGGAAAAGGAAGGCCTTGACCGGATTTTCCAAGACTTCGGCGCAGAGTGGCGCACGGCGGGATGCTCCATGTGTTTGGGCATGAACCCCGACCAACTGAAACCAGGGGAGCGCTCCGCATCCACGTCCAACCGCAACTTTGAAGGCCGGCAGGGCCCTGGCGGGCGAACCCACCTCGTTTCCCCACAGGTTGCTGCCGCTACCGCCGTCACCGGATACCTGTCCAGCCCGGCTGACCTGAAATAA
- the leuD gene encoding 3-isopropylmalate dehydratase small subunit, which yields MEKFITHTGTGVPLRASNVDTDQIIPARYLKSVKRMGFAEGLFSNWRSDSTFVLNQEQFKDGSVLFAGRDFGTGSSREHAVWALREYGFKAVFSSRFADIFRGNSGKSGLLTGLMEQEDIELIWKQLEAGETQVTVDLEARTVQVGENTYSFDIDDYTRWRLMEGLDDIGITLRDEEAIISFENSRASFKPAVHSE from the coding sequence ATGGAGAAATTTATCACCCATACCGGCACCGGAGTCCCGCTGCGGGCGTCCAACGTGGATACGGACCAAATCATCCCCGCGCGCTACCTCAAATCGGTCAAGCGCATGGGCTTTGCGGAGGGGCTGTTTTCCAACTGGCGCTCCGATTCCACCTTCGTACTTAACCAGGAGCAGTTCAAGGACGGCTCCGTTCTCTTCGCCGGCCGCGACTTCGGCACCGGTTCCTCGCGCGAGCACGCAGTGTGGGCCTTGCGCGAATACGGTTTTAAGGCGGTCTTCTCTTCCCGTTTTGCGGATATCTTCCGCGGTAACTCGGGAAAGTCTGGTTTGCTTACCGGGTTGATGGAACAAGAAGACATCGAGCTTATTTGGAAGCAGCTGGAAGCGGGGGAAACCCAAGTCACGGTCGATCTGGAGGCGCGTACCGTTCAGGTTGGCGAAAACACCTACTCATTCGACATCGATGACTACACGCGCTGGCGCCTGATGGAAGGCCTTGATGACATCGGCATCACCCTGCGCGATGAAGAGGCGATCATCAGCTTCGAGAACTCCCGCGCCAGCTTTAAGCCCGCGGTTCACTCGGAATAG
- a CDS encoding NUDIX hydrolase: protein MPSAKKMHETDKDKKSEKFISGRHQDIPVDPAKEFPRTTLAAGAVVWRGDPANPEIALIHRPHYDDWSLPKGKVDPGESLPTTAAREIEEETGFHVRLGKLIGKVTYPVQGRTKVVYYWAAFYLSGTYTPNDETDELRWVPIDQAQQLLSYDVDNDVVSKAQKRLQLAPTTRLLYVRHAHAHDRKKWEGDDNLRPLDKKGRRQAEMLVPMLAAYHPTAIYSARPHRCQQTAAPLADELGKDIAINKDFGDEVWEKNPEAAKKAFRRVVEDGGVPVIISQGQTIPGIIEDLAPQFLKKPQEELKFKKASVWVLSFNNGELTGADYLPSPLPVR from the coding sequence ATGCCGAGCGCGAAGAAGATGCACGAGACCGATAAAGATAAAAAGTCCGAAAAATTCATTTCCGGCCGGCACCAGGATATTCCGGTGGATCCAGCCAAGGAATTTCCCCGCACTACCCTTGCCGCCGGTGCCGTAGTCTGGCGCGGCGACCCCGCGAACCCAGAGATCGCACTCATCCACCGCCCGCATTACGACGATTGGTCCCTGCCCAAGGGAAAGGTGGATCCAGGCGAATCCCTACCCACTACCGCGGCGCGCGAAATTGAGGAGGAAACCGGCTTCCACGTACGCCTGGGCAAGTTGATTGGCAAGGTCACCTACCCCGTGCAGGGGCGCACCAAGGTGGTCTATTACTGGGCGGCGTTCTACCTCAGCGGCACCTATACCCCCAATGATGAGACCGATGAGCTGCGCTGGGTGCCCATTGACCAAGCACAGCAGCTTTTGTCCTATGACGTGGACAACGACGTCGTCTCCAAGGCACAAAAGCGGCTGCAGCTCGCCCCCACAACGCGCCTATTGTACGTTCGCCACGCCCACGCCCACGACCGCAAAAAGTGGGAGGGCGATGACAACCTGCGGCCTTTGGATAAGAAGGGGCGTCGGCAAGCAGAAATGCTCGTGCCCATGCTGGCGGCCTATCATCCCACCGCGATCTATTCCGCTCGCCCGCACCGGTGCCAGCAAACCGCCGCGCCGCTTGCCGATGAACTGGGCAAGGACATCGCCATTAATAAGGACTTTGGCGACGAGGTGTGGGAAAAGAACCCAGAAGCTGCCAAGAAGGCTTTCCGCCGCGTTGTAGAAGACGGCGGGGTGCCGGTCATTATCAGCCAGGGACAGACCATCCCCGGCATCATCGAGGATTTGGCGCCGCAATTCCTCAAGAAGCCACAGGAGGAATTGAAGTTTAAAAAGGCCTCGGTGTGGGTCTTGTCCTTCAATAATGGTGAATTAACCGGGGCAGATTATCTTCCCAGCCCCCTGCCGGTGCGCTAG
- a CDS encoding NAD(P)H-dependent glycerol-3-phosphate dehydrogenase, which translates to MVKVVVMGAGSWGTTLAKVFADAGNDVTLWARRTELAEAINETHTNPDYLPDVHLPAALRATHDEEEVLSGADIVVFGVPSQSLRANVERWEPVLPEDSTLVSISKGVETSTLKRMSEVIVDAAGVDPQRVAVLSGPNLAKEVAAGQVTATVIACTDEERAKAVQAAIAAPYLRPYTNTDVIGAEIGGACKNVIALACGMASGKGLGNNTMATMITRGLAEITRLGTALGAEPFTFSGLAGLGDLVATCNSTLSRNRTFGYRLGQGGSLEEAKAATNGQVAEGVFSSDSIFRLAQQAGVEMPITEAVYGVCHQGMAVDDMIIALMGRSKKSE; encoded by the coding sequence ATGGTAAAAGTAGTGGTAATGGGTGCCGGTTCCTGGGGCACCACCCTGGCCAAGGTATTTGCGGACGCAGGAAATGATGTCACCCTGTGGGCCCGCCGGACCGAGTTGGCGGAAGCGATCAATGAAACGCATACCAACCCTGACTACCTGCCGGATGTCCACCTTCCGGCGGCACTGCGCGCCACGCACGATGAGGAAGAGGTGCTTTCCGGCGCGGATATCGTGGTCTTCGGTGTGCCATCGCAGTCCCTGCGCGCCAACGTGGAGCGCTGGGAACCCGTATTGCCCGAGGATTCCACGCTGGTCTCCATTTCTAAGGGCGTAGAAACCAGCACGCTCAAGCGCATGAGCGAAGTCATCGTGGATGCAGCGGGTGTGGATCCGCAGCGCGTGGCGGTTCTATCTGGGCCCAACCTAGCCAAAGAAGTAGCAGCGGGGCAGGTTACGGCCACGGTCATCGCCTGCACCGACGAAGAGCGCGCCAAGGCGGTACAGGCGGCCATCGCCGCGCCCTACTTGCGGCCCTATACAAATACCGATGTCATCGGCGCGGAGATCGGTGGCGCGTGCAAAAACGTCATCGCCTTGGCCTGCGGCATGGCCTCGGGTAAGGGCTTGGGCAATAACACCATGGCCACGATGATTACCCGCGGCCTGGCGGAAATTACGCGCCTGGGCACGGCCTTGGGGGCGGAGCCATTTACCTTTTCCGGCCTGGCGGGTTTGGGCGATTTGGTCGCCACGTGTAACTCCACGCTCTCGCGCAACAGGACCTTCGGTTACCGCCTTGGTCAAGGTGGCAGCCTAGAAGAAGCGAAGGCGGCCACCAATGGACAGGTGGCAGAAGGCGTGTTTTCCTCTGATTCCATCTTCCGCCTAGCCCAGCAGGCTGGGGTAGAGATGCCCATTACGGAAGCCGTCTACGGCGTGTGTCATCAGGGCATGGCTGTAGACGATATGATCATTGCCCTTATGGGTCGCTCCAAGAAGTCGGAGTAG
- a CDS encoding D-alanine--D-alanine ligase family protein, giving the protein MTEKTRVAVLYGGRSTEHSVSCVSAGAIMKHLDPEKFQVVPIGITREGTWTPGDTEGLEIVDGVMPEVKRGTELALSADPTRKGEIRAISDGSLYAQVDVIFPILHGPYGEDGTMQGLFELSGIPYVGPGVLASSVGMDKEFTKKILSAAGLPVAPEVIVQGRTELTVEEKERLGLPVFVKPARGGSSIGVSKVSDWADFPEAVRIALEDDDKILVEPEIVGREVEVGVLQYPDGELIASVPALLKGIDDSDEGFYGFETKYLDNVVTAQIPAPFPEELTAQLRDMAIRAFKALNCTGLSRVDFFVTEEGLYINEVNTLPGFTPISMYPQVLAASGVDYPSLLEVLIASAEARTA; this is encoded by the coding sequence ATGACTGAAAAGACCCGCGTGGCCGTCCTTTACGGTGGCCGCAGTACCGAGCACTCCGTGTCCTGCGTATCCGCAGGCGCAATTATGAAGCACCTCGACCCGGAAAAATTCCAGGTGGTGCCCATCGGCATTACGCGCGAGGGCACGTGGACACCGGGCGATACCGAGGGCTTAGAAATCGTCGATGGCGTCATGCCTGAGGTCAAGCGCGGCACGGAATTGGCGCTTTCTGCGGATCCAACGCGCAAGGGCGAAATCCGCGCGATTAGTGACGGTTCGCTGTATGCCCAGGTTGACGTTATCTTTCCCATTCTCCATGGACCCTATGGTGAAGACGGCACTATGCAGGGGCTTTTCGAGCTCTCCGGAATCCCTTATGTGGGCCCCGGCGTATTGGCGTCCTCGGTGGGAATGGACAAGGAATTTACCAAGAAGATTCTATCCGCAGCGGGCCTGCCGGTGGCACCAGAGGTCATCGTGCAGGGTCGCACGGAATTGACCGTGGAAGAAAAAGAACGGCTTGGCCTGCCGGTCTTCGTCAAGCCTGCCCGCGGGGGCTCCTCAATTGGCGTCTCCAAGGTCAGCGACTGGGCGGATTTCCCAGAAGCCGTGCGCATTGCCTTGGAAGACGATGACAAGATTTTGGTCGAGCCAGAAATCGTCGGCCGCGAGGTAGAGGTCGGCGTCCTGCAATACCCAGATGGCGAGCTTATTGCCTCTGTGCCGGCGCTGCTTAAGGGCATCGATGACTCCGATGAAGGGTTTTATGGTTTTGAGACCAAATACCTAGATAACGTGGTCACGGCCCAAATTCCCGCGCCTTTCCCAGAAGAACTCACGGCGCAATTGCGCGATATGGCGATTCGGGCCTTTAAGGCGCTTAACTGCACCGGGCTGTCCCGCGTGGATTTCTTCGTTACCGAAGAGGGCCTGTACATCAACGAGGTCAATACCCTGCCGGGATTTACCCCGATTTCTATGTACCCGCAGGTGCTGGCGGCCTCTGGCGTGGATTACCCCTCGTTGCTTGAGGTGCTCATCGCCAGCGCAGAGGCCCGCACTGCGTAG
- a CDS encoding DUF3515 domain-containing protein, whose product MTSQFNRTAIFISLGLSIVMVLAVLFGAKYVFTNTAKAPVAVSPVDSPEADSQACTDFVHALPDEAMGQPRADIAEPVPAGVAAWAANSQEKVTARCGVAMPFQYTDYSTTQDVDGEQWFKVKDATSGSNLSTWYSTQRFPVVAVTTFNDEKPQDLNEAVATLENKPAEAHPAPLRDLKAAENDRCTAVEKALPDEIADGYHRREVDDKDTYVWSSEGHEDIVARCGIAQPENYEAGVQLQQVNDIAWFEDTTLAQGTTAGTWFALGRENYLALHAPQDSAQAALVALSDITAKHVPER is encoded by the coding sequence ATGACATCCCAATTTAACCGCACCGCGATCTTCATTTCACTTGGGTTGTCCATAGTGATGGTTTTAGCGGTCCTTTTCGGCGCGAAATACGTATTCACAAACACGGCCAAGGCCCCCGTGGCGGTCTCCCCAGTGGATTCCCCTGAGGCCGATTCGCAGGCGTGCACGGACTTCGTGCATGCGCTTCCCGATGAAGCCATGGGCCAACCGCGCGCCGACATTGCAGAGCCCGTCCCCGCCGGCGTTGCCGCCTGGGCCGCTAACTCCCAGGAAAAGGTGACGGCGCGCTGCGGTGTTGCCATGCCCTTCCAGTACACCGATTACTCCACCACGCAAGACGTCGATGGTGAACAGTGGTTCAAGGTCAAGGATGCGACCTCTGGTTCTAACCTCTCTACCTGGTATTCGACCCAGCGCTTCCCCGTCGTGGCGGTCACGACCTTTAATGATGAAAAGCCGCAAGACCTCAACGAGGCCGTTGCCACCCTGGAGAACAAGCCGGCCGAGGCCCACCCGGCACCCTTGCGCGATCTAAAGGCGGCAGAAAATGACCGCTGTACCGCGGTAGAAAAGGCGCTACCGGATGAGATTGCGGATGGCTACCACCGACGCGAGGTGGACGATAAGGACACCTACGTGTGGAGCTCTGAGGGGCACGAGGACATCGTCGCGCGCTGTGGCATCGCCCAGCCAGAAAATTACGAGGCGGGCGTGCAGCTCCAGCAGGTCAACGATATTGCCTGGTTTGAGGATACGACCTTGGCCCAAGGCACGACCGCAGGAACTTGGTTTGCGCTCGGCCGCGAGAATTACCTGGCGCTGCACGCCCCGCAGGATTCCGCGCAGGCAGCACTGGTGGCGCTCAGCGATATCACCGCGAAGCACGTCCCAGAAAGGTAA
- a CDS encoding thiamine-phosphate kinase: protein MDNPSEMKIAVRLNWDVIGVHFIERMPVNLSQTLADVGEQAVIREITAAAPSSLNGDDAAVLFAAPPNSRTVASTDLMVDGRHFLREWSTPREIGKKAILRNFADIEAMGARPVAALLAIAAPGDTPVSFVRGVAKGIAEHCSFYNAELVGGDITKSDLLVINITAIGFLGGSREALTLDAARAGQKVVAHGAIGHAAAGLSLLQRFGRDLPAEHADLYPLIDAHCAPWLSPGRGVIARAAEVTAMTDNSDGLIQDCGIMAQRSGVHIDLDADAIQPDPLLHAAAAVLDCDPWQWVLAGGEDHTLIGTTAKQAPSGFREIGTVSRGSGVTVGGKRPRYTEGWAGF from the coding sequence ATGGACAACCCAAGTGAAATGAAGATCGCGGTGCGGTTAAATTGGGATGTCATAGGGGTTCATTTTATCGAAAGGATGCCGGTGAACTTAAGTCAGACTCTCGCGGACGTGGGGGAGCAGGCGGTGATTCGAGAAATCACAGCTGCCGCTCCCAGCAGCCTGAATGGCGATGATGCTGCTGTGCTTTTCGCGGCGCCACCCAATTCGCGCACGGTGGCCTCTACCGATCTGATGGTAGATGGCCGACACTTCTTGCGGGAATGGTCCACTCCGCGCGAGATCGGTAAGAAGGCCATCCTGCGCAACTTCGCCGATATCGAGGCCATGGGCGCGCGCCCAGTGGCGGCCCTTTTAGCCATCGCCGCACCGGGGGATACGCCGGTGAGCTTTGTCAGGGGCGTAGCTAAGGGCATCGCCGAGCATTGCTCTTTCTACAACGCCGAGCTGGTGGGCGGGGATATTACGAAATCGGACCTGCTGGTTATCAACATCACCGCCATCGGCTTTTTGGGCGGCAGCAGGGAAGCGTTGACCCTTGATGCGGCGCGCGCGGGCCAGAAGGTCGTGGCCCACGGCGCGATTGGCCATGCGGCGGCGGGCTTGTCTTTGCTGCAGCGGTTTGGCCGCGATCTGCCGGCAGAGCATGCGGATTTGTACCCACTTATTGATGCCCACTGCGCCCCCTGGCTCAGCCCCGGCCGCGGCGTTATCGCCCGCGCCGCCGAGGTCACCGCAATGACCGATAATTCCGATGGCCTCATCCAAGACTGCGGAATCATGGCGCAGCGCTCCGGGGTGCACATCGATTTGGATGCCGATGCCATCCAGCCCGATCCACTCCTGCACGCCGCGGCCGCCGTCCTCGATTGCGATCCGTGGCAGTGGGTCCTTGCCGGCGGCGAGGACCATACCCTGATCGGAACCACCGCAAAGCAGGCGCCTTCGGGGTTCCGGGAAATCGGCACCGTCTCGCGCGGCAGCGGCGTTACGGTGGGTGGTAAACGACCCCGTTATACAGAAGGGTGGGCAGGATTTTAG
- a CDS encoding uracil-DNA glycosylase, whose product MHPTYHPSWEPVLAPVLEQQWPRISQALDNQDYLPPAEDVCRALQMPLDDVRVLIVGQDPYPTPGHAMGMAFSTKPGVEPPRSLVNIYRELYDDVGVRGREDGDLSAWADQGVLLLNRVLTVAPGQAGSHRRIGWEEVTEAAIRALNRTPMVAILWGRDAQSCERFLPDVPCITSPHPSPLSASRGFFGSRPFSRANALLRDQGAREIAWDL is encoded by the coding sequence ATGCACCCGACTTACCATCCCTCGTGGGAACCGGTTCTCGCGCCGGTGCTGGAGCAGCAGTGGCCACGGATATCTCAGGCGCTGGACAACCAGGATTACCTGCCGCCGGCAGAAGACGTGTGCAGGGCATTGCAGATGCCGCTTGATGATGTCCGCGTGCTCATCGTTGGCCAAGACCCCTATCCCACCCCGGGCCACGCGATGGGGATGGCCTTTTCCACCAAGCCAGGAGTTGAACCCCCGCGGTCCTTGGTCAATATTTACCGTGAGCTGTATGACGATGTGGGCGTTCGCGGGCGCGAGGACGGCGATCTGAGCGCCTGGGCCGACCAGGGGGTACTGCTTCTGAACAGGGTGCTGACCGTGGCGCCGGGGCAGGCGGGATCGCACCGGCGCATCGGCTGGGAAGAGGTGACCGAGGCCGCCATCCGCGCCCTCAACCGCACCCCGATGGTCGCGATTTTATGGGGCCGCGATGCCCAATCCTGCGAGCGCTTCCTTCCCGATGTGCCCTGCATTACCTCGCCGCACCCGTCGCCGCTTTCGGCCAGCCGGGGGTTCTTTGGTTCCCGCCCATTTTCCCGGGCAAACGCCCTTTTGCGGGACCAAGGCGCGCGGGAGATCGCGTGGGACTTGTAA
- a CDS encoding DAK2 domain-containing protein: MSYPSTLDAHGLRNWAHRAVGELSHRRAEINALNVFPVPDSDTGSNMAHTMEAAVAEVEKGGGDVAAALAMGAVRGARGNSGMVLSQVLRGVAEATVDSTIDGAIFAASLMHAVELVDHAIAEPVEGTVITVLRCAAETAESTARQPESSFHGVVAETISAAQKALAETPSQLPELRAAGVVDAGGAGLVILLEALLAEIEGTTSHAPESMPEAVTELEVVFFFEGDSAALKEKIAPLGTSLVIAQASDDSASIHIHSTQAGKVIETAIAAGSVSNLHLEALPESSAPRGDTGAGHTRTVYAAVPAGPMAELVQSAGVTVVEPGETIHAPGEDIVLSSGLEEHATAAHTVDISSLAAGLAAISVYEPDNADTAAVVESMRDAAQSMRVAHPTEETEAAIAQMCRQLLAAGGEQVTVISPLKISQEALAAELGVDVVALQVPDIPTEIGVE; encoded by the coding sequence ATGTCATACCCCAGCACGCTGGACGCTCACGGATTGCGCAATTGGGCGCACCGCGCTGTAGGCGAGCTTTCTCATCGGCGCGCCGAAATCAATGCGCTCAACGTTTTTCCGGTGCCGGATTCTGATACCGGCTCGAATATGGCGCACACCATGGAAGCCGCCGTCGCCGAGGTGGAAAAGGGCGGAGGCGACGTTGCGGCCGCGCTTGCGATGGGGGCCGTGCGCGGGGCGCGGGGAAATTCCGGAATGGTCCTCTCGCAGGTCTTGCGCGGGGTCGCGGAGGCCACCGTGGATTCCACCATCGATGGCGCCATCTTTGCAGCTTCGCTTATGCATGCGGTAGAGCTCGTGGACCACGCGATTGCGGAACCGGTGGAAGGAACGGTTATTACCGTACTGCGATGCGCCGCAGAAACAGCGGAAAGCACCGCGCGGCAACCCGAATCTAGTTTTCACGGCGTCGTAGCGGAGACGATTTCCGCCGCCCAGAAAGCCCTTGCGGAAACGCCCTCGCAGCTGCCAGAACTGCGTGCAGCTGGGGTGGTAGATGCAGGCGGTGCCGGCCTGGTCATCCTTTTAGAAGCCCTCCTCGCAGAAATCGAGGGCACGACTAGCCACGCGCCCGAATCCATGCCGGAGGCCGTCACCGAACTTGAGGTGGTCTTCTTTTTCGAAGGCGATAGCGCAGCATTGAAGGAGAAGATTGCCCCCCTGGGCACGAGCTTGGTCATCGCGCAAGCAAGTGACGATAGCGCTTCGATCCACATCCATTCCACCCAAGCCGGCAAGGTCATCGAAACCGCCATTGCGGCAGGATCGGTCAGTAACCTGCACCTCGAGGCACTTCCGGAATCCTCGGCCCCGCGCGGAGACACTGGCGCCGGTCATACGCGCACCGTCTATGCCGCGGTGCCCGCCGGCCCCATGGCCGAGCTGGTGCAGTCCGCTGGGGTTACGGTGGTCGAACCAGGAGAAACCATCCACGCGCCGGGCGAGGACATCGTTTTATCCAGCGGGCTAGAAGAACACGCAACTGCAGCGCATACCGTGGACATTTCTTCCCTTGCGGCGGGGCTGGCCGCCATCTCCGTCTATGAACCGGATAATGCGGATACCGCCGCGGTCGTAGAATCCATGCGCGATGCTGCGCAGTCGATGCGGGTGGCGCACCCAACAGAAGAAACAGAGGCAGCCATCGCGCAGATGTGCCGCCAGCTGCTTGCCGCAGGCGGAGAACAGGTCACGGTCATTAGCCCACTCAAGATCTCGCAAGAAGCATTGGCGGCAGAGCTCGGCGTCGATGTGGTTGCCTTGCAGGTGCCGGATATTCCCACCGAGATTGGGGTGGAATAG